The Agromyces atrinae genome window below encodes:
- a CDS encoding thioester domain-containing protein, with protein sequence MVSRASVVRRFAAFALVPIALAASVLVTAPAAAAPPADPVPFPTDPGPSTEATIVDMLYTSALFGGEVPSATATTPYPSSGLQNQRDVTTAQIVLDAPELGPGEQMVTYCIDLETDTTIGVHYELGEWSEANVPNLPYVQWILDNYYPDNPAQPSTGSTAEKVRAVQGAIWYFTDQFVVSRFYPAERTAVRTIVEAAQAAVQNPTPTPPPLPTLTVELDADVPLVPGELYGAYAVGGSVTSSTIALNPGTEAYADEAGTLPVADGDAVPNGARLYLRYDPGVADQGFTLTAFGTVPAGNVFLYDGGNPPLQTAQKLILASDAPVPVRASAAIVPPESGTLRVNAVLAGDAAGDQSRIDLDVTCVDGTWELQRTFSIPARTPAGEFVLAELPNLVVGAECTIEQTDDGANAYATLTSSTIEPASVVIASDEVAEMTLTNVYAIPTPPTGSLAVDVTIAGDAAGAQSALDLTASCTIEGETIARDIPVAAGLTGTTTVATVTDLPVGAECDVVQTNDGRNADALITGTTILPASVSIVDAETSTITVTNTYAAPVPVVGTLQVDVTIAGTRAGAQSALALTATCVVGEAVVTRDITVPAAVTGTSTVATIPDLVPGTECSVTQSENGANATTVVTSTSIEPPVATIAAGQTSTIVVTNTYAAPAPRPTPPPSPTPAPTPGGLAGTGPEVAGAWVLALGLLALGGAAVLLEVRRRRSVTTRR encoded by the coding sequence ATGGTGTCTCGCGCATCCGTTGTCCGCCGCTTCGCGGCATTCGCACTCGTGCCCATCGCGCTCGCGGCATCCGTTCTCGTCACCGCGCCCGCCGCAGCCGCCCCGCCCGCCGACCCCGTGCCGTTCCCCACCGACCCCGGTCCGTCGACCGAAGCGACCATCGTCGACATGCTCTACACGAGCGCGCTCTTCGGCGGCGAGGTTCCGTCGGCGACCGCGACGACGCCCTACCCGTCGAGCGGACTGCAGAACCAGCGCGACGTGACGACGGCGCAGATCGTGCTCGATGCCCCCGAGCTCGGCCCGGGCGAACAGATGGTGACCTACTGCATCGACCTCGAGACCGACACGACGATCGGTGTGCACTACGAGCTCGGCGAGTGGAGCGAGGCGAACGTGCCGAACCTCCCGTACGTGCAGTGGATCCTCGACAACTACTACCCCGACAACCCCGCGCAGCCGTCGACGGGTTCGACCGCCGAGAAGGTACGGGCCGTGCAGGGCGCGATCTGGTACTTCACCGATCAGTTCGTCGTATCGCGCTTCTACCCCGCCGAGCGCACCGCCGTGCGCACGATCGTCGAAGCCGCGCAGGCCGCCGTGCAGAACCCGACGCCGACCCCGCCGCCTCTGCCGACCCTCACCGTCGAGCTCGATGCCGACGTGCCGCTCGTGCCCGGTGAGCTCTACGGCGCCTATGCGGTCGGCGGCAGCGTCACGTCGTCGACGATCGCCCTGAACCCCGGCACCGAGGCCTACGCCGACGAGGCGGGAACCCTCCCGGTCGCCGACGGCGACGCCGTGCCGAACGGCGCGCGGCTCTATCTGCGGTACGACCCGGGCGTCGCCGATCAGGGCTTCACCCTGACGGCGTTCGGCACCGTTCCCGCGGGCAACGTCTTCCTTTACGACGGCGGCAACCCGCCCCTCCAGACCGCGCAGAAGCTCATCCTCGCGAGTGACGCGCCCGTTCCCGTGCGGGCGTCGGCGGCGATCGTGCCGCCCGAGTCGGGCACGCTGCGCGTGAACGCGGTGCTCGCCGGCGACGCGGCCGGCGACCAGTCGCGCATCGATCTCGACGTCACGTGCGTCGACGGTACGTGGGAGCTGCAGCGCACCTTCTCGATCCCCGCGCGCACGCCGGCGGGCGAGTTCGTGCTCGCCGAGCTGCCGAACCTCGTCGTCGGCGCCGAGTGCACGATCGAGCAGACGGATGACGGTGCGAACGCCTACGCGACCCTGACGTCATCGACGATCGAGCCCGCATCGGTCGTCATCGCATCCGACGAGGTCGCCGAGATGACGCTCACCAACGTCTACGCGATCCCGACGCCGCCGACCGGTTCGCTCGCGGTCGACGTCACGATCGCCGGTGACGCCGCCGGCGCCCAGTCGGCGCTCGACCTCACCGCGTCGTGCACGATCGAGGGAGAGACGATCGCCCGCGACATCCCCGTCGCCGCAGGCCTCACGGGAACGACGACCGTCGCGACCGTCACCGACCTTCCCGTCGGTGCCGAGTGCGACGTCGTGCAGACGAACGACGGGCGGAACGCCGACGCGCTCATCACGGGGACGACGATCCTGCCGGCATCCGTGTCGATCGTCGACGCCGAGACGTCGACGATCACCGTGACGAACACCTACGCCGCGCCCGTACCCGTCGTCGGCACCCTGCAGGTCGACGTGACGATCGCCGGGACGCGCGCCGGAGCCCAGTCGGCCCTCGCGCTCACCGCGACGTGCGTCGTGGGCGAGGCCGTCGTCACGCGCGACATCACCGTGCCGGCAGCCGTCACGGGAACGAGCACAGTCGCGACGATCCCCGACCTCGTCCCCGGAACCGAGTGCTCGGTCACGCAGAGCGAGAACGGCGCGAACGCCACGACCGTCGTCACGTCGACGAGCATCGAGCCGCCGGTCGCGACGATCGCGGCCGGTCAGACGTCGACCATCGTCGTGACGAACACCTACGCGGCGCCGGCCCCGCGGCCGACACCGCCGCCGAGCCCGACGCCCGCGCCCACCCCCGGTGGTCTCGCCGGCACGGGCCCCGAGGTCGCCGGTGCGTGGGTGCTCGCCCTCGGGCTACTCGCACTGGGAGGCGCGGCTGTACTGCTCGAGGTGCGTCGCCGCCGCTCGGTCACGACGCGGCGGTGA
- a CDS encoding phytoene desaturase family protein, which produces MTHHDVVIVGGGHNALTAAAYLALAGRDVLLLERDDHVGGAAISAEAFAGVDARLSRYSYLVSLLPKRIIDDLGLRIDLVRRAHSSYTPDPEDPARGLLIERDAAGGAAFARIDAADEAGAWSAFGDDTARLAESLFPTLTEPLPTRSEARRLVGDDRIWNEFIERPIGEAIESRFSNDLVRGVVATDALIGTFTDPNDGALDANRCFLYHVIGGGTGDWDVPVGGMGAVSGELARAAKLAGARLETGAEVTSVSPDGNVSYRQGGVDRVATGTVILSGVAPHVLDRLVGAPEQPKPEGAQVKVNLLLSRLPRLRDTSVDPAAAFGGTFHVNETYSQLAAAHAAASAGTIPTPLPLEIYCHTLSDRSILGPELAETSAQTLTVFGLHTPDRLLDTHDPDELRAALQAAVIASLDAVLAEPIESLLLTDAAGSPTIETKTTRDIELALAMPGGNIFHGPLSWPFVDDDAPLTTPAERWGVATAHPRILVCGSGAVRGGAVSGIGGHNAAMAVLESL; this is translated from the coding sequence ATGACCCACCACGACGTCGTCATCGTCGGGGGCGGCCACAACGCCCTCACCGCCGCCGCCTATCTGGCCCTCGCGGGACGCGACGTGCTGCTGCTCGAGCGCGACGATCACGTCGGCGGGGCGGCGATCTCGGCGGAGGCGTTCGCCGGCGTCGACGCGCGGCTCTCGCGCTACTCGTACCTCGTGAGCCTGCTGCCGAAGCGCATCATCGACGACCTCGGGCTCCGCATCGACCTCGTGCGCCGCGCGCACTCCTCCTACACGCCCGACCCGGAAGACCCCGCGCGCGGACTCCTCATCGAGCGGGATGCCGCGGGCGGAGCCGCCTTCGCCCGCATCGACGCCGCCGACGAGGCCGGCGCCTGGTCGGCGTTCGGTGACGACACGGCACGTCTCGCCGAATCGCTCTTCCCGACCCTCACCGAGCCGCTGCCGACACGGTCGGAGGCGCGGCGTCTCGTCGGCGACGACCGCATCTGGAACGAGTTCATCGAGCGGCCGATCGGCGAGGCCATCGAGTCGCGCTTCTCGAACGACCTCGTGCGCGGCGTCGTCGCGACCGACGCGCTGATCGGAACGTTCACCGACCCGAACGACGGCGCACTCGACGCGAACCGCTGCTTCCTGTACCACGTGATCGGCGGCGGAACGGGCGACTGGGACGTGCCCGTCGGCGGCATGGGCGCCGTGAGCGGAGAGCTCGCCCGGGCCGCGAAGCTCGCCGGTGCACGCCTCGAGACGGGCGCCGAGGTGACGTCGGTCTCCCCCGACGGCAACGTCTCCTACCGCCAGGGCGGGGTCGATCGTGTGGCGACCGGCACCGTCATCCTCTCCGGAGTCGCCCCCCATGTTCTCGATCGCCTCGTCGGCGCACCGGAGCAGCCGAAGCCCGAGGGCGCCCAGGTGAAGGTCAACCTGCTGCTCTCGCGGCTGCCGAGGCTGCGCGACACGTCGGTCGACCCTGCGGCGGCGTTCGGCGGCACCTTCCACGTCAACGAGACGTACTCGCAGCTCGCGGCCGCGCACGCCGCGGCGAGCGCCGGCACGATCCCCACTCCGCTGCCGCTCGAGATCTACTGCCACACGCTGAGCGACCGGTCGATCCTCGGGCCCGAGCTCGCCGAGACGAGCGCGCAGACCCTCACGGTCTTCGGACTCCACACGCCCGACCGTCTTCTCGACACGCACGACCCCGACGAGTTGCGCGCCGCCCTGCAGGCCGCCGTCATCGCCTCGCTCGACGCCGTACTCGCCGAACCGATCGAGTCGCTTCTCCTGACCGACGCCGCAGGGTCGCCGACGATCGAGACGAAGACGACGCGCGACATCGAGCTCGCCCTCGCGATGCCCGGCGGCAACATCTTCCACGGGCCGCTGTCGTGGCCGTTCGTCGACGACGACGCCCCGCTCACGACGCCCGCCGAGCGGTGGGGCGTCGCGACGGCGCACCCGCGTATCCTCGTGTGCGGCTCGGGCGCCGTGCGCGGCGGTGCCGTGAGCGGCATCGGCGGGCACAACGCCGCGATGGCCGTGCTCGAGTCTCTCTAG
- a CDS encoding AI-2E family transporter yields MDTRGRLRRFPAPEASNSISSRPYRWGFVVTLGVLSAALLALAAVGLKSVLLSVFIAVFVALGLDPLIRWFQRRGLKRAWAIVTVIVLFILVVAGIVLILVPPVVGQAVSLVANIPTFITNLRDSGWFETVNEQSNGVAATVAQNIGAFLSDPNVWATVGGGALQFGAAVIDGVSTSFFVVVLSIYFIATLDQSKQACYLLIPASKRPTVVDYAERIMASVGKYLSGMVVLAFINAVFSTILLSLVGVPYALILGVIALFVTLIPLIGTVLTTTLMTIVSFFVSPTAGVIVLVVMLAYMQLEAYVLTPRVMGKAVQVPGTIVLISALAGGTLLGLLGALVAIPISAGILMIIREVVIPRRARS; encoded by the coding sequence ATGGATACGAGAGGGCGCCTGCGCCGCTTCCCCGCGCCTGAGGCGTCGAACAGCATCAGTTCGCGGCCCTATCGCTGGGGATTCGTCGTCACCCTCGGCGTGCTCTCGGCGGCGCTCCTCGCTCTCGCCGCGGTCGGACTCAAGAGCGTGCTGCTCTCGGTGTTCATCGCCGTCTTCGTCGCCCTCGGGCTCGACCCGCTCATCCGCTGGTTCCAGCGCCGCGGCCTCAAGCGCGCCTGGGCGATCGTCACGGTCATCGTGCTCTTCATCCTCGTCGTCGCGGGCATCGTGCTCATCCTCGTGCCGCCCGTCGTCGGCCAGGCCGTCTCGCTCGTCGCCAACATCCCCACGTTCATCACGAACCTCCGCGACTCCGGCTGGTTCGAGACCGTCAACGAACAGTCGAACGGCGTCGCCGCGACCGTCGCGCAGAACATCGGCGCATTCCTCTCCGACCCGAACGTGTGGGCGACCGTCGGCGGCGGTGCCCTGCAGTTCGGCGCGGCCGTCATCGACGGCGTCTCGACGAGCTTCTTCGTCGTCGTGCTGAGCATCTACTTCATCGCGACGCTCGACCAGTCGAAGCAGGCCTGCTACCTCCTCATCCCCGCGTCGAAGCGCCCGACGGTCGTCGACTACGCCGAACGCATCATGGCCTCGGTCGGCAAGTACCTGAGCGGCATGGTCGTGCTCGCGTTCATCAACGCGGTGTTCTCGACGATCCTGCTCTCCCTCGTCGGTGTGCCCTACGCGCTCATCCTCGGTGTCATCGCGCTGTTCGTGACGCTCATCCCGCTCATCGGTACCGTGCTCACCACGACGCTCATGACGATCGTGTCGTTCTTCGTCTCGCCGACGGCCGGCGTCATCGTGCTCGTCGTGATGCTCGCGTACATGCAGCTCGAGGCGTACGTGCTGACGCCGCGCGTCATGGGCAAGGCCGTCCAGGTGCCGGGCACGATCGTGCTCATCTCGGCCCTCGCCGGAGGCACGCTGCTCGGTCTGCTCGGCGCCCTCGTCGCGATCCCGATCTCGGCCGGCATCCTCATGATCATCCGCGAGGTCGTGATCCCGCGCCGCGCGCGGAGCTGA
- a CDS encoding acyl-CoA thioesterase: protein MHMFFRTALHLILARFGRRIGHYDVARTRFITLPTDQDILGHMNNGVYLSIMDVARFDMLVRNGVWRIFQERGWYPVVVSETISFRKSLTLWQRFTIESRILGFDEKSVFVEQRFVRPGKDGRPEIYALGVIRGRFLKKSGGVVPIDELIEAVGAMPRELPEWIRGWADEVALPSTRGEAPSIWD, encoded by the coding sequence GTGCACATGTTCTTCCGTACGGCCCTGCATCTGATCCTCGCGCGCTTCGGCCGGCGGATCGGCCACTACGACGTCGCGCGGACGCGTTTCATCACGCTGCCGACCGACCAGGACATCCTCGGCCACATGAACAACGGCGTGTACCTGTCGATCATGGACGTCGCGCGCTTCGACATGCTCGTGCGGAACGGCGTCTGGCGCATCTTCCAGGAGCGCGGCTGGTACCCCGTCGTCGTGTCGGAGACGATCTCGTTCCGGAAGTCCCTCACGCTCTGGCAGCGGTTCACGATCGAGTCGCGCATCCTCGGCTTCGACGAGAAGTCGGTGTTCGTCGAGCAGCGCTTCGTGCGCCCGGGCAAGGACGGCCGCCCCGAGATCTACGCGCTCGGCGTCATCCGCGGTCGCTTCCTCAAGAAGTCGGGCGGTGTCGTGCCGATCGACGAGCTGATCGAGGCCGTCGGGGCGATGCCGCGCGAGCTGCCCGAGTGGATTCGCGGTTGGGCCGATGAGGTCGCGCTGCCGTCGACGCGCGGCGAGGCGCCGTCGATCTGGGACTGA
- a CDS encoding carbohydrate ABC transporter permease encodes MRSRRASRSPIASAVVGLFLIGTLVPILYLFSVSLMGRGETVSGILWSPDPSWSNWGDVLTASNIPGGVARSLAAAIGGALLSLALAVPGAWAIVRFRTGGATLGATLMSPWLLPPIVAVVPLLTLLRILGLNNTLIGLTLVYALVNIPVAIWLLEGFIRAIPGEIEEAATIDGAGTFRTLVSIVVPLVLPALVAVGIIVAILNYNEFLLATFLTQSVDAQTFPVALSMFYGDRTPHFGKIAAASLIGVIPVFAVAVFLQRWLIGGLTTGAVRG; translated from the coding sequence ATGCGTAGCCGCCGCGCCTCACGCTCGCCGATCGCCTCCGCGGTCGTCGGTCTCTTCCTCATCGGCACGCTCGTGCCGATCCTCTACCTGTTCTCGGTGTCGCTCATGGGCCGCGGTGAGACGGTCTCCGGCATCCTCTGGAGCCCCGATCCCTCGTGGTCGAACTGGGGCGATGTGCTCACCGCCTCGAACATCCCGGGCGGCGTCGCGCGCTCCCTCGCCGCGGCGATCGGCGGGGCACTGCTCTCGCTCGCCCTCGCGGTTCCGGGAGCCTGGGCCATCGTGCGGTTCCGCACCGGAGGCGCGACCCTCGGCGCGACGCTCATGAGCCCGTGGCTGCTGCCGCCCATCGTCGCCGTGGTGCCGCTGCTCACGCTCCTCCGCATCCTCGGCCTCAACAACACCCTCATCGGGTTGACGCTCGTGTACGCGCTCGTCAACATCCCCGTCGCGATCTGGCTGCTCGAGGGCTTCATCCGCGCGATCCCGGGCGAGATCGAAGAGGCCGCGACGATCGACGGAGCGGGCACGTTCCGCACGCTCGTGAGCATCGTCGTGCCGCTCGTGTTGCCCGCGCTCGTCGCCGTCGGCATCATCGTCGCGATCCTCAACTACAACGAGTTCCTGCTCGCGACGTTCCTCACCCAGAGCGTCGACGCGCAGACGTTCCCCGTCGCGCTCTCGATGTTCTACGGCGACCGCACGCCGCACTTCGGCAAGATCGCCGCCGCGTCGCTCATCGGCGTCATCCCCGTCTTCGCCGTCGCCGTGTTCCTGCAGCGCTGGCTCATCGGCGGCCTCACGACAGGGGCCGTGCGCGGCTGA
- a CDS encoding carbohydrate ABC transporter permease, which produces MALSRTAARPPHLLVSRRERWARRSLVSPSVLALLVLGAYPLLFIIAASVSDSSLGKPFRAWTGTENFETVLADGDVVASLWRTVAYALAVSLASVALGVVAAVALERATRGGSIVKTILLLPLIIPPVVVGTLWKLIFNPGGGLLSTIVEFFGGDGAALAPLSSTAWALPAIALTDVWEWTPLVILLVYTSLLGQDEATREAAALDGAHGWRLFRSITLPAIAGAVAAAFFIRLVIAFKVFDLVFVMTSGGPGQATTTTSYLIYQVALKEFDVGRASAITLLLAVVVTLVTLPIVALTRKVHRDA; this is translated from the coding sequence TTGGCTCTTAGCCGCACCGCGGCGCGCCCACCCCACCTCCTCGTCTCGAGGAGGGAGCGGTGGGCGCGCCGTTCTCTCGTGAGCCCGAGCGTGCTCGCGCTCCTCGTGCTGGGGGCGTATCCGCTCCTCTTCATCATCGCCGCGTCGGTCTCTGACTCGTCGCTCGGCAAGCCCTTCCGCGCGTGGACGGGAACCGAGAACTTCGAGACGGTGCTCGCCGACGGAGACGTCGTCGCGTCGCTCTGGCGCACCGTCGCCTACGCGCTCGCCGTGAGCCTCGCGAGCGTCGCGCTCGGTGTCGTCGCGGCCGTCGCCCTCGAGCGCGCGACGCGCGGCGGGTCGATCGTGAAGACGATCCTGCTGCTCCCGCTCATCATCCCGCCCGTCGTCGTGGGCACGCTCTGGAAGCTCATCTTCAACCCCGGCGGCGGACTGCTCTCGACGATCGTCGAGTTCTTCGGCGGCGACGGCGCGGCTCTCGCGCCGCTCTCGTCGACCGCGTGGGCACTGCCCGCGATCGCGCTGACGGATGTCTGGGAGTGGACGCCGCTCGTCATCCTGCTCGTCTACACGTCGCTGCTCGGCCAGGACGAGGCGACGCGCGAGGCCGCCGCCCTCGACGGTGCACACGGGTGGCGGCTCTTCCGTTCGATCACGCTCCCCGCGATCGCCGGTGCCGTCGCAGCCGCGTTCTTCATCCGGCTCGTCATCGCCTTCAAGGTCTTCGACCTCGTGTTCGTGATGACGTCGGGCGGGCCGGGTCAGGCCACGACGACGACGTCGTACCTGATCTACCAGGTCGCCCTCAAGGAGTTCGACGTCGGCCGTGCGTCGGCGATCACGCTCCTCCTCGCCGTCGTCGTCACCCTCGTGACCCTGCCGATCGTGGCACTGACCCGGAAGGTGCACCGCGATGCGTAG
- a CDS encoding ABC transporter substrate-binding protein, which produces MPQNSRSLARRVGILAGGLVAALALASCASTATGSDTAAADGDFSGQELNALLITSHEGAANWLKERFEKETGATVNLQIVPYDEIGSTLALDQQSGANAVDVAAPWYVSIGDLAASGSIQDLTDWVAETPSLDTDDFIPAINEPYTVVDGRTYGLPFDGDTHVLFYNTEILERNGITEPPATWDEYLEDVKIITENEGANGVYGSAVFGQKSPLILGAAFANRLAGFGGEFVDASGKPTINSPEAVEAAQALVDVIPYAFPTPAETDFGVGNGAWYDGKVGFIENWTDLGVGSETNPDSTVAGKWGVVTLPVGGEQTTPRASLVAGFTWVIAANTEKTDLAKAFIEFASSSDVNSELLVADPQTGIDPNRVSSLESAAYGETYPELQQVNRATLDGALAWPTGENASQAAQILTDELAKLIAGDGGTAQETLDRVQAEWEKILGS; this is translated from the coding sequence ATGCCTCAGAACAGTCGATCCCTCGCGAGACGCGTCGGAATCCTCGCCGGTGGCCTCGTCGCCGCCCTCGCCCTCGCGTCGTGCGCCTCGACCGCGACCGGGTCCGACACGGCGGCCGCCGATGGCGACTTCTCCGGTCAGGAGCTCAACGCCCTGCTCATCACGTCTCACGAGGGCGCGGCGAACTGGCTCAAGGAGCGCTTCGAGAAGGAGACCGGCGCGACCGTCAACCTCCAGATCGTTCCCTACGACGAGATCGGCTCGACGCTCGCCCTCGACCAGCAGTCGGGCGCGAACGCCGTCGACGTGGCGGCGCCCTGGTACGTCTCGATCGGCGACCTCGCCGCGAGCGGTTCCATCCAGGACCTCACCGACTGGGTCGCCGAGACCCCGTCGCTCGACACCGACGACTTCATCCCCGCGATCAACGAGCCGTACACGGTCGTCGACGGCCGCACCTACGGACTGCCGTTCGACGGCGACACCCACGTGCTCTTCTACAACACCGAGATCCTCGAGCGGAACGGCATCACCGAGCCCCCCGCCACGTGGGACGAGTACCTCGAAGACGTGAAGATCATCACCGAGAACGAGGGCGCGAACGGCGTCTACGGCTCGGCCGTCTTCGGTCAGAAGTCGCCGCTCATCCTCGGTGCCGCCTTCGCCAACCGCCTCGCGGGCTTCGGCGGAGAGTTCGTCGACGCGTCGGGCAAGCCGACGATCAACTCGCCCGAGGCCGTCGAAGCCGCGCAAGCGCTCGTCGACGTCATCCCCTACGCCTTCCCGACCCCGGCCGAGACCGACTTCGGTGTCGGCAACGGCGCCTGGTACGACGGCAAGGTCGGCTTCATCGAGAACTGGACCGACCTCGGCGTCGGCTCGGAGACGAACCCCGACTCGACCGTCGCCGGCAAGTGGGGCGTCGTGACGCTTCCCGTCGGTGGCGAGCAGACCACGCCGCGCGCCTCACTCGTCGCGGGCTTCACGTGGGTGATCGCGGCCAACACCGAGAAGACCGACCTCGCGAAGGCCTTCATCGAGTTCGCGTCGTCGAGCGACGTCAACTCCGAGCTCCTCGTCGCCGACCCGCAGACCGGCATCGACCCGAACCGTGTGTCGTCGCTCGAGAGCGCGGCCTACGGCGAGACCTACCCCGAGCTGCAGCAGGTCAACCGTGCGACGCTCGACGGCGCACTCGCCTGGCCGACCGGTGAGAACGCCTCGCAGGCCGCCCAGATCCTGACCGACGAGCTCGCGAAGCTCATCGCCGGTGACGGCGGCACCGCCCAGGAGACGCTCGACCGCGTGCAGGCCGAGTGGGAGAAGATTCTTGGCTCTTAG
- a CDS encoding LLM class flavin-dependent oxidoreductase, producing the protein MTSRIILNAFDMSCVTHQAPGLWRHPDNRAADYNTLDYWVGLAELLERGTFDALFIADVVGVYDVYRGSAAAALEGAAQIPVGDPIAQVSAMAHATEHLGFGVTVALTYELPYQLARRFSTLDHFTQGRVGWNVVTSYLNSAAQNLGLDTQIPHDVRYDIADEFLDVTYKLWEGSWEDGAVVKDRERGVFTDPSRVHSIAHEGTHFRVPGIHLSEPSPQRTPAIFQAGASPRGREFAAKHGEAVFINGLVPELTRPITDDIRDRAERLGRSRDSVKILSLATVIVAETDEAAQAKLAEYREYVDLEGALALYGGWSGLDLSTFDPDTPLKYVDTDAARSALSIFTIADPERAWTPRDIAEYVGIGGIGPVIVGSPSTVADEIERWVEVGGIDGFNLAYVVTPGTFEDFVDLAVPELRRRGRVWDDYPEGTLRGRLNGTGSPVIPDWHPAHAYRGAFVGGPSAADGTAPRLAERPADTSEGTR; encoded by the coding sequence GTGACCTCGCGCATCATTCTCAACGCCTTCGACATGTCCTGCGTCACCCACCAGGCACCCGGCCTCTGGCGTCATCCCGACAATCGGGCCGCCGACTACAACACCCTCGACTACTGGGTGGGTCTCGCCGAACTGCTCGAACGCGGTACCTTCGACGCCCTCTTCATCGCCGATGTCGTCGGCGTCTACGACGTCTACCGCGGCTCGGCTGCCGCGGCCCTCGAGGGTGCCGCGCAGATCCCGGTCGGAGACCCGATCGCCCAGGTCTCGGCGATGGCGCACGCGACCGAGCACCTCGGTTTCGGCGTGACCGTCGCGCTCACCTACGAACTGCCGTACCAGTTGGCACGCCGCTTCAGCACCCTCGACCACTTCACGCAGGGCCGGGTCGGCTGGAACGTCGTCACGTCGTACCTCAACAGCGCCGCGCAGAACCTCGGCCTCGACACGCAGATCCCCCACGACGTGCGCTACGACATCGCCGACGAGTTCCTCGACGTCACGTACAAGCTCTGGGAGGGCTCGTGGGAGGACGGCGCGGTCGTGAAGGATCGCGAGCGCGGCGTCTTCACCGACCCGTCGCGCGTGCACTCGATCGCCCACGAGGGCACGCACTTCCGCGTTCCCGGCATCCACCTCTCCGAGCCGAGCCCTCAGCGCACCCCCGCGATCTTCCAGGCCGGGGCGTCGCCGCGCGGCCGTGAGTTCGCGGCGAAGCACGGTGAAGCGGTCTTCATCAACGGCCTCGTGCCCGAGCTCACGCGCCCCATCACCGACGACATCCGCGACCGTGCCGAGCGCCTCGGCCGCTCGCGCGACAGCGTCAAGATCCTCTCGCTCGCGACCGTCATCGTCGCCGAGACCGACGAGGCCGCCCAGGCGAAGCTCGCCGAGTACCGCGAGTACGTCGACCTCGAGGGAGCCCTCGCGCTCTACGGCGGCTGGTCGGGCCTCGACCTGTCGACCTTCGACCCCGACACCCCCCTCAAGTACGTCGATACGGATGCCGCGCGCTCGGCGCTCTCGATCTTCACGATCGCCGACCCCGAGCGGGCGTGGACCCCGCGCGACATCGCCGAATACGTCGGCATCGGCGGCATCGGGCCGGTCATCGTCGGCAGCCCGTCGACCGTCGCCGACGAGATAGAACGCTGGGTCGAGGTCGGCGGCATCGACGGCTTCAACCTCGCCTACGTCGTGACGCCCGGCACCTTCGAGGACTTCGTCGACCTCGCCGTGCCCGAGCTGCGCCGCCGCGGCCGCGTGTGGGACGACTACCCCGAGGGCACGCTGCGTGGTCGCCTGAACGGCACCGGCTCCCCCGTCATCCCCGACTGGCACCCCGCCCACGCCTATCGCGGCGCCTTCGTCGGCGGGCCGAGTGCCGCCGACGGCACCGCTCCCCGACTCGCCGAACGCCCCGCCGACACCTCAGAAGGAACACGATGA